In Streptococcus respiraculi, one DNA window encodes the following:
- a CDS encoding ABC transporter ATP-binding protein has translation MKRFRKYGKGYIKEAILAPLFKLMEACFELAVPLIIAFIIDNIIPHSNHGQLIAMILLLVLFAVIGVIVALTAQYYSAKAAVGYTKELTQDLYQKVLSLPKSSRDSLSSDSLLTRLSSDTLQIQSGINIFLRLFLRAPIVVFGSLIMAFYISPRLSLNFLGMITLLFVIVSIVSIMASKVYLLMRQSLDSLVGQVRESIAGMRVIRAFGQSMREINTFQQLNQTYTRQQLTAGFWASLLTPATFLVVNGTLLVMIYQGKLAINQGFLNQGMLVALLNYLSQILVELVKMVMVISTLNQSFISLGRLNEIFEQDSEDVERPFEYSSVSEGWTVMVDNLSFVYPKAAEHALTGLSFRIKKGEFFGIIGGTGAGKSTLVDLLLRLYPVEPQHLSIFKWNNNSPVNLKEWREQFALVGQQAQLFSGTVRSNLLLGRRSASDVELWWALDMAQAKDFISEKGGLEASVEAFGRNFSGGQRQRLTIARALLQDAPILILDDATSALDYLTERNLLTAIQRELPDKLLIMISQRTNSLSQADQILVLDKGHQVGLGRHKELLQTCAIYQEINQSQHGQEVAHEN, from the coding sequence ATAAAACGATTTAGGAAGTATGGGAAGGGCTACATCAAAGAAGCGATTCTTGCTCCCTTGTTCAAACTTATGGAAGCCTGTTTTGAACTCGCTGTCCCTCTCATCATTGCCTTTATTATTGATAACATTATTCCTCATAGCAATCACGGTCAGTTGATTGCTATGATTTTGTTATTAGTCCTTTTTGCAGTAATTGGTGTCATTGTGGCGCTCACAGCCCAATATTATTCAGCCAAGGCAGCAGTAGGCTACACCAAGGAACTGACTCAGGATCTTTATCAAAAAGTCTTGTCCCTCCCTAAGTCTAGTCGCGATAGCTTATCAAGTGATAGTTTATTGACGCGCTTGTCAAGTGACACTTTGCAGATTCAGTCGGGAATTAATATCTTCTTACGTCTCTTTTTGCGGGCTCCGATTGTTGTATTTGGCTCTTTGATAATGGCCTTCTACATCAGTCCTCGCTTGTCTCTCAATTTTTTAGGCATGATTACTCTCTTGTTCGTGATTGTTTCCATTGTTTCTATCATGGCAAGTAAGGTCTACCTGCTTATGCGCCAAAGTTTAGATAGTTTGGTCGGTCAGGTCCGTGAAAGTATTGCGGGGATGCGAGTCATTCGTGCTTTTGGGCAAAGCATGCGGGAAATAAATACTTTTCAACAGCTAAACCAGACCTATACCCGCCAGCAATTGACAGCGGGTTTCTGGGCTTCTTTACTGACACCTGCGACATTTTTAGTGGTAAATGGTACCTTACTTGTCATGATTTACCAAGGGAAGCTAGCAATCAATCAGGGATTTTTAAATCAGGGAATGTTGGTTGCCCTGCTCAATTATTTATCGCAAATTCTGGTTGAATTAGTGAAAATGGTCATGGTCATCTCTACTTTAAACCAAAGTTTTATCAGCCTTGGTCGATTGAATGAGATTTTTGAGCAAGATTCAGAAGATGTTGAACGGCCCTTTGAGTATTCGAGTGTGTCAGAGGGTTGGACGGTGATGGTTGACAATCTGTCCTTTGTCTATCCGAAAGCGGCTGAACATGCCTTAACAGGCTTGTCGTTTCGGATAAAAAAAGGAGAATTTTTTGGTATCATCGGAGGAACAGGTGCAGGAAAATCCACCTTGGTCGATTTGTTGTTGCGACTTTACCCAGTAGAGCCCCAACATCTCTCTATATTTAAATGGAATAATAACTCGCCAGTCAACTTGAAAGAATGGCGGGAGCAGTTTGCCTTAGTTGGACAACAGGCCCAGCTTTTTAGTGGGACAGTGCGTTCTAATCTTTTACTTGGCAGGCGGTCGGCTTCAGATGTTGAGTTGTGGTGGGCATTGGACATGGCGCAGGCCAAGGATTTTATCAGTGAAAAAGGTGGTTTGGAAGCAAGTGTCGAGGCTTTCGGGCGCAACTTTTCAGGAGGTCAGCGTCAGCGCTTGACCATTGCACGCGCCCTCTTGCAGGATGCACCAATTCTGATTTTAGATGATGCGACTTCAGCCCTTGATTATCTGACGGAAAGAAACTTATTAACAGCTATTCAGAGAGAACTGCCTGATAAATTGCTCATCATGATTTCTCAGCGGACCAACAGCCTCTCGCAAGCAGATCAGATTCTGGTATTAGATAAAGGACACCAGGTTGGCCTGGGGCGTCACAAGGAATTACTTCAGACTTGTGCGATTTATCAGGAAATCAATCAGTCTCAACATGGTCAGGAGGTAGCTCATGAAAACTAA